The Fusarium poae strain DAOMC 252244 chromosome 2, whole genome shotgun sequence nucleotide sequence CCTTTCGTTGGCAACGGGAATCAACACAACAGCCGGCGAACCCCCCGCCACAGCAGGACACGAAATGGCGGCCCTCACCATCCTTGTGAGTATCATGGTATACGTCGCAGCGTACGCGCTGGGTCTCGGTAACGTCCCCTGGATGCAAAGCGAGCTATTCCCATTGGCGGTTCGATCGCTCGGTAGCGGTGTAGCAACGGCGACAAGCTGGGCTGCCAATTTTGTTGTAGGGTTGACGTTCCTTCCATTGATGGACCTATTGAGTCCATCTTGGACGTTCGTTTTGTATGCGATTATATGTGGTGGTGGGTATTTCTTGGTATGGCGCATCTATCCCGAGACGGCGGGGTTGAGTCTCGAAGAAGCGACAGCTCTACTGGACGATGGTTGGGGCGTGCGATAATGTATCCGAATTTAGAACATAGATGCTGTTGTTGTACGCTGACTTAGCATAGAAGGAATAAGAATATCTGTTTCTTGGCCGTAGGATCGAGAGTGTTCCGTGGGTAACAAGATGGGGGTTCGGGGGTTCGGCGATGTGATGGACGGCTTATACGCGGTAAGTAACGGTTCGCCGATCAGGAAATAAACAAAATAAATTCCAAAAAGAGAGGCGCAATTGGAAATGGGAATCGCTGTGGCCGAAAAGGTTTTACATCATCGTGCATGTCTAAGCTTTTTCGAGAAGCTTAAAGGTGGAACCAGGTTCAGCATCAAACTCGGCCGGCTCCCTCCAGGCTCCCTCCATTGGCCAGACCGGAtctttcttgatgatttGCGCGACGTAGCGAAATATGATGCGTGTATGTAAGATAAGGGAGGACTTttgttgatggtggtgaGTTTTGCGGATGTTACGATAATGAGACAACGCTAGAGAAACCATTCAACGGTCAGACAGGTGACAGTCAAATCAAGACTTCAAGTTCATGCTGTATCCATAATCATAACAATTCAGGGGCATATTCTCAGTAAACGAGTTGGTCCATGCTGTCGAAAATCTTGGATCTCAGCATTCATATGGCAATGGATCTAGGGGAACGACGGGGGCTAACGTTAGTAAATATCAGGGGCATGGGAACCTTTGAAGCCCAACAGTGGATAGAAAATGGACTGGAATTTTGATAGATTATCGTGCATCCATGCACGGCAACTCGGTTCCGTTGAGGCTTGAGATATACGGCCGAGAAAGGATTTGATGGCTGACAAAGTGCATATCAGTAAGCTGGCTGCATCAAACAAACTGATCAATAATCCCGTCCAGCGGATATAGCGTGTGTTTACTCGGATATAGGGCTCAGCTACAGTTTATTCTTCACTGTAATCCAGTGCTCAGACCCTTGTCAAGCCCGCTATAAGCCTGTGCGGCGCCGTGCCGAGCGTGGATGCCGAGGATAAGTGGATCTCACTTCCGAAGcaaaatatttttttaccAGGTTTGTCTTGTTCTCGACTGACTTTGTTCCTTGGGTGGATTCACTCATTACATGATACTTATACATGACTTGACCCCTTGATCAtgagcttttattttatcttttacTTCTTGTAGTTCAACTGTTTTATCagtatctatattaattgaGTCGAttccttctttccatctctgTCTGACTCGGGTCATTCTGACTGCTTGACTTGACCCTTTTCGTATTGGTTAGCGTCGCGATCATCTCGCTGTTTCCCGACGAACCATTATCGGACCCTAGCGTCATAGTTACCTGTTAGCTGCACTACAGCTTGGAACAACTTGAGGACTGGAAGTTTATATACTGGATATATTCCGCCCACCTCTATTCTCTACAATATTACTTCATTGCATCCTCCCATTGTTACTTAATTGAACCCCAGAAACTACACCAACGATGTCGGGGAACATCGTGGATCAAGAGCTGCTCGATGCAGAGCGTGCAGCTTCTCCTCAGCGCTACCAACAGCGAGATAGCAATGAAATCGAGCGAGTCATCTCTACTTCTACAgtatcgtcatcatcctccgAGAACTCAGCCCGTCGACGAAGCCGTTCCATCGGCCAGTACAACAGCATTAGCCGTATCTCAACACAGAACGATCTCGAGCGCCATCCCACCGAACTTAGCCGCATTCAAACTGCCCGCAGTCAGCACAATGCCACCGTTGGAGGCAGTCTGCGATCTCGTACTGCTTCGCGCGCATCCAGGAAGCCTCTGCCCAACTTTGGAGCTGGAAAGCCTTATCCCCCTCCCTTGCCTGAGCAGGAGCAGTATGTCGTCGAGTTTGACGGACCCAATGATCCTTTACACTCGCAGAATTGGccattgaagaagaagcttattaCTGCTGCCGTTCTGGGCTTCACCACTATGACCTCGGCTTTCACATCCTCCATTTTCTCCGCCGCCACTATGATTGTCGCTTCAGAGTACGGCGTTGACAACGAGGTTGGATTGCTTGGAACTACCTTCTATGTCCTCGGTTTTGCTTTCGGACCTTCGCTCTGGGCTCCTCTATCTGAGTTGAAAGGACGTCGCCTACCGATTCTCATCTCCGTCTTTGGTTTCTCCCTCTTCTCAATCGCATGTGCTACCGGAAAGGATATCCAGACTATTCTTCTCTGTCGATTCTTCAGTGGTTTCTTTGGCGCCTGTCCTCTTGCCGTCGTTGCAGCTGTCTTTTCCGATATGTTTGACAACCGTACCCGAGGTACTGCCATTACTGTCTTCTCAATGTCCGTCTTCAGTGGTCCTCTTTTGGCTCCTTTCATCGGTGGTTTCATTGTTGAGTCTCATCTTGGCTGGCGATGGACCGAGTATCTTGCTTCCATCATGGGTTTCACTGCTCTTATTCTCGACGTCATCTTTCTGGAGGAGACTTATCCTCCAGTCATTCTCGTTTCCAAGGCGTCTGATCTACGACGTCGCACCAAGAACTGGGGTATCCATGCTAAGCAGGAGGAAATTGAGGTTGACTTCAAGGAGCTTGTCCAGAAGAACTTTTCCCGACCTCTGCGTCTGCTCTTTACTGAGCCCATCATCCTTCTGCTTTCCATTTACATGAGTTTCATCTACGGCATTCTTTACCTTTTCCTTACCGCCTACCCTCTCGTCTTTGTCGGTGTTCACGGCTTCAGCTCTGGTCAATCTGGTCTTTGTTTCTTCGGCATGATTGTCGGCCAGCTCATCGCCGGCGCTACAGTCATTGCTCAGCAGCCCTGGTATCTTCGAAAGCTCGCCGCCAATAACGGCATTCCCATTCCCGAATGGCGACTACCTAATGTTATGGCGGGTGGTGTCTCTTTTGCCATTGGTATCTTCTGGTTCGGGTGGTGAGTAACGCATTAACCCGTATATAATAACTGTGACAATACTAATCTCTTCTAGGACTGGATACACTGCCAAGGTCCACTGGATTGTTCCCGCTCTGAGTGGCCTGTTCACCGGTTTCGGTCTTATGTCCATCTTCCTCCAGGCTCTCAACTACCTCGTTGACGCCTATCTTATGTTTGCCGCCTCCGCAATTGCTGGAAACACCTTCCTCCGATCACTTTGCGGTGCTGGCTTCCCTCTGTTCGCTCGTCAAATGTTTGATGGCATGGGCATTCAATATGCCGCCACCCTTCTCGGTTGCGTCGCCGTCGTCCTTGCGCCTATCCCCTTTATCTTCTACAAGTACGGTGCCAAGATTCGCCAGAGAAGCAAGTACGCTCCCACCGCTCCTCCTGCACCTGGATCTGGTTCCTCcaccgaggaggaagaaaaggagacCGCGAACGACACTGCTTTGGCTGCTGTCAGATCTCGACGAGACAGTATCGCAAGTGGTAACAGGAAGGAAACCGCATAAATCTCACCACCATCTATTCACACCATATGCCAGTTAAACAACTAGCAACATCTAATAACATCGCGCCATCTATCCTCTCGAAATCAGGGCGTTTTCTTTGGCTTGGGTCTGttggatgatgacgatgtaACGCGTTTGCCAAAAAAGTTATTTGTTTTTAGATACCACGTTAGGAAATTTGCTCTAGATTTTATGTACTTGCCCATGATATAAGACGGCTATGGACCGTTTTATCTTCATGTAATACCCTAATAAATACAAAACTTACTAAATTGAAAGGGCCTTGGTCAAAGGTGATTTGTTCTTTATGACCCATAACTAGTCCTTATCTAAACGGATTGCGTCCTGCGTGAAATGACAGAGCGAGCTCCTTCTATACGCACACTGCGCTTAGATTGAGACGATACAGCCTTACAAACAAGGATCGACCACGGAATAGCCTGGGTACTCTTCAAATAAGATACAATTGTATTTGTAAGCTTGCATTAAGAGAAACAAGCTTCTTCCGATGCAACACCCCATTTTATGCTTATTCGAGATCCACAAAACCAAGACTCTGGAAGCATATTTCGGTACTTCGGACTCTGAAAGCCCGCGTTTGTCTGCGCGGAGTTCACTCCTCTAGCTTGCGGAGGAGTGGAACTGCGTCTAGCGGCCATAGTGGAAGAATGGAAGCTTCCTTGGCGCCCTATTA carries:
- a CDS encoding hypothetical protein (TransMembrane:12 (i149-176o188-206i218-236o242-263i275-297o309-326i382-406o418-440i461-483o489-511i518-543o555-575i)~BUSCO:13708at5125) yields the protein MSGNIVDQELLDAERAASPQRYQQRDSNEIERVISTSTVSSSSSENSARRRSRSIGQYNSISRISTQNDLERHPTELSRIQTARSQHNATVGGSLRSRTASRASRKPLPNFGAGKPYPPPLPEQEQYVVEFDGPNDPLHSQNWPLKKKLITAAVLGFTTMTSAFTSSIFSAATMIVASEYGVDNEVGLLGTTFYVLGFAFGPSLWAPLSELKGRRLPILISVFGFSLFSIACATGKDIQTILLCRFFSGFFGACPLAVVAAVFSDMFDNRTRGTAITVFSMSVFSGPLLAPFIGGFIVESHLGWRWTEYLASIMGFTALILDVIFLEETYPPVILVSKASDLRRRTKNWGIHAKQEEIEVDFKELVQKNFSRPLRLLFTEPIILLLSIYMSFIYGILYLFLTAYPLVFVGVHGFSSGQSGLCFFGMIVGQLIAGATVIAQQPWYLRKLAANNGIPIPEWRLPNVMAGGVSFAIGIFWFGWTGYTAKVHWIVPALSGLFTGFGLMSIFLQALNYLVDAYLMFAASAIAGNTFLRSLCGAGFPLFARQMFDGMGIQYAATLLGCVAVVLAPIPFIFYKYGAKIRQRSKYAPTAPPAPGSGSSTEEEEKETANDTALAAVRSRRDSIASGNRKETA